The stretch of DNA AACGATGTGCGGCACCTCACGGTCGAGACGCAGACGCACGAAGCCCATCCGTCGCAGGGTGAAGCCGGGGATCGGGCCGAAGGTCCCCGCGTCGAACTCGACGCCCCCGGCCTGAGGGGGCGAGCTGATCATGTCCGCCGTCATCCGGTTGTGCAGGATGTCGAGCGCGCTTCCGCCCGACCCGTAGATCGCCGACCGGTCCGCGTACTCGAGCCCATTGGCCGCCGCGGTGCGATCGAGGCGCACCTGGCGGGACGCGTTGCGCCAGATCAGCCACATCAGGAAGAGGGCGTAGGCGCCGGTGGCGATCAGGATCACGCCGTAGACGGAACGGTTCGCCTCCGGGCCGAGTCCCGCAAGCGGCAGGTAGATGTTGACCAGCACCGCCTGGCCGATGAGGTAGCCGCCGACGATCAGGGCGATCAGCCACCACTGGCGAGACGCCGGGACGCGGTGCGCCCGGTAGTAGCGCGACACGTCCGAGAGCGTCACCCGGCTGTGGAGCGCCGCGAGGTCGATGCGTCTGCCGGTGGCCGTCTCGGGCGTCTGCTGCACGCAACGACCCTACGGCGCGGGCGGTTCTCCTCTGGTCATTGAGGAGGCCGTTCACGGCCGTCGCGAAATGACGCGGGCTGCAGGTTCCCCACAGTGGCGCACCTGGAACTCGTGTCGCATCGCGACGGGCCTGGCGGCCCTCCTCAGCGACCAGGTTGCGATCTGGTCATTGAGGAGGCCGTTCACGGCCGTCGCGAAATGACGCGGGCTGCGGATTCCCCACAGTGGCGCACCTGGAACTCGTGTCACATCGCGACGGGCCTGGCGGCCCTCCTCAGCGACCAGGTTGCGATCTGGTCATTGAGGAGGCCGTTCACGGGCGTCGCGAAACGACGCGGGCTGCGGATTCCCCACAGTGGCGCACCTGGAACTCGTGTCGCACCGCGACGGGCCTGGCGGCCCTCCTCAGCGACCGGGCCATCAGTGGAGGAGGCGGGTCAAGAAGTCTTTTGTGCGTTGTTCGCGTGGGGTTGTGAAGAGGGCGGTCGGGGTGCCGCGCTCCACGACGACGCCGCCGTCGAGGAAGGCGACCTCGTCGGCGACCTCGCGGGCGAAGGACAGCTCGTGGGTGACGACCACCATCGTCCAACCTTCGCGGGCCAGCTCGGACATGATGGTCAGCACGTCGCCGACGATCTCCGGGTCGAGCGCCGACGTCGGCTCGTCGAAGAGCAGCAGCTTCGGCCGTAGCGCGAGGGCGCGGACGATGCCGACGCGCTGCTGCTGACCGCCCGACAGCTGGAACGGGTACACGTCGCGCTTCGACTCGAGACCCACCCGGGCGAGCAACGCCTCCGCGTCGGCGACTGCCTCCGCGCGCGGCCGCTTCTGCACGACGACGGGGCCCTCGATCACGTTTTCGAGCACCGTCTTGTGCGGGAACAGGTTGTAGTGCTGGAACACCATGCCCGACGCGTCCCGCAGCCGCGCCCGCTGAGCCGCTCGGGCACGATTCGAGGCGGGCTCGCCGAAGTCGATGCGATCGTCGTCGAGCTCGATGACACCGGAATCCGGCGGCGTGAGCGCGTTCAGGGCGCGCAGCACGGTCGTCTTGCCCGACCCGGACGGGCCGATCAGCACGAGGACCTCCCCGCGCCGCACCTCGAGGTCGACGCCCTTCAGCACCTCGAGCGCGCCGAACGATTTGTGCAGGTCGGTGGCGCGCAGCAGCGGAGCGCGCGATGAGGAATCAGACGTGGGCGACATAGCGGTCGAGCCTCCTCTCGAGGCGGCCCTGCAGGGCAGATAGGCCGAGGCAGATCACCCAGTAGACGAGCGCCGCCTCGATGTAGAGCAGCATGAACTCCTGGCTGAACGCCGCGATCTTCTGCGCCTCACGGAACAGTTCGGTGACGAGGATCAGCGACGCGAGCGACGTGTCCTTCACCAGGCTGATGAACGTGTTCGACAGCGGCGGCACCGAGACGCGGGCGGCCTGCGGCAGGATGATCCGCCGCAGGGTGAGCGCGCGCGACATGCCGATCGTGTATCCGGCCTCCCACTGCCCGGCCGGAACCGAGAGGATCGCGGCGCGGATGATCTCGGCGCCGTAGCCGCCCACGTTGATCGAGAACGCGATCACCGCGGACGGCCACGGCGGGATGGTGAGACCGAGCGAAGGCAGGCCGTAGAAGATGACGAACAGCTGCACTAGCAGGGGAGTGCCGCGCACCACCGAGATCACGAACCGGGCCGCCGTCGACAGGGGCACGATCCGCGACATACGGGCCAGGGCGATGCCGAGCGCCAGCACGAGGCCGACGGCGAACGAGATCAGCGCGAGCGGGATGGTGCCGAGGATCCCGCCGCGCACGATCGGCCCGAGCGAGTCCCAGGCGAGCTGCCAATCCATCCTTGAATTCTGACGGGTGCCATCCGATCACCGGCTGACACCCCGCCCCTTCTGACTACTCGCTGACGTCCGCGCCGAAGTACTTCTCGCTGATCGCGGCGAGGGTGCCGTCCGCGCGGAGCTCATCGAGCGCCTCGTCGATCGCCTCGACCAGGGAGTCGCTGCCCTTGCGCAGCGCGAACGCGTTGTACGAGACCTCGTCGCTGTCGGCGGCGATCTTGAGGCCCTCGGTGTCGCCGTTCGTCTGGGCGTCGAGGAAGGTCAGCTCGTCGTTCACGGTCGCGTCGACGCGGCCCTGCTTCAGCAGCTCCACGGCCTGCGCCCACCCCTCGACCGACTCGACCTGGGCGCCGTACGACTCGGCGAGCTCGTACCAGTTGCTGGTCAGCGACTGGGCGGAGGTGCGGCCCTCGAGATCCTCGAAGGTGGTGATGTCGGAGTTCTCGGGCACGACGAGCACGCCGGGCGACACGGTGTACGGCTCGCTGAAGTCGTACTTCGCCTCGCGCTCGTCGTTGATCGACACCTGGTTGGCGATCAGGTCGAAACGTCCCGCTTCGAGTCCGGCGAAGATCGCGTCCCACTGGGTCTCTTCGAACTCGACCTCGACGCCGAGCTTATCGGCGACCGCG from Herbiconiux sp. L3-i23 encodes:
- a CDS encoding amino acid ABC transporter ATP-binding protein, with translation MSPTSDSSSRAPLLRATDLHKSFGALEVLKGVDLEVRRGEVLVLIGPSGSGKTTVLRALNALTPPDSGVIELDDDRIDFGEPASNRARAAQRARLRDASGMVFQHYNLFPHKTVLENVIEGPVVVQKRPRAEAVADAEALLARVGLESKRDVYPFQLSGGQQQRVGIVRALALRPKLLLFDEPTSALDPEIVGDVLTIMSELAREGWTMVVVTHELSFAREVADEVAFLDGGVVVERGTPTALFTTPREQRTKDFLTRLLH
- a CDS encoding amino acid ABC transporter permease produces the protein MDWQLAWDSLGPIVRGGILGTIPLALISFAVGLVLALGIALARMSRIVPLSTAARFVISVVRGTPLLVQLFVIFYGLPSLGLTIPPWPSAVIAFSINVGGYGAEIIRAAILSVPAGQWEAGYTIGMSRALTLRRIILPQAARVSVPPLSNTFISLVKDTSLASLILVTELFREAQKIAAFSQEFMLLYIEAALVYWVICLGLSALQGRLERRLDRYVAHV
- a CDS encoding amino acid ABC transporter substrate-binding protein, with the protein product MRHTSRIFTATIAAAAAALTLAACAGGPADDTGSTGSGESEAGLSLQDVQDAGKLVVATEGTYRPFSFHEGGAGDLTGYDVEIITAVADKLGVEVEFEETQWDAIFAGLEAGRFDLIANQVSINDEREAKYDFSEPYTVSPGVLVVPENSDITTFEDLEGRTSAQSLTSNWYELAESYGAQVESVEGWAQAVELLKQGRVDATVNDELTFLDAQTNGDTEGLKIAADSDEVSYNAFALRKGSDSLVEAIDEALDELRADGTLAAISEKYFGADVSE